From Mustela erminea isolate mMusErm1 chromosome 1, mMusErm1.Pri, whole genome shotgun sequence, a single genomic window includes:
- the TMEM50B gene encoding transmembrane protein 50B — translation MAGFLDNFRWPECECIDWSERRNAVASVVAGILFFTGWWIMIDAAVVYPKPEQLNHAFHTCGVFSTLAFFMINAVSNAQVRGDSYESGCLGRTGARVWLFIGFMLMFGSLIASMWILFGAYVTQNTDVYPGLAVFFQNALIFFSTLIYKFGRTEELWT, via the exons ATGGCAGGCTTCCTTGATAATTTCCGCTGGCCAGAATGCGAATGCATTGACTGGAGCGAGAGGCGAAACGCCGTGGCTTCTGTGGTGGCGGGCATATTG TTTTTTACAGGTTGGTGGATAATGATCGACGCGGCCGTGGTGTACCCTAAGCCAGAGCAGCTGAACCATGCCTTTCACACGTGTGGCGTGTTCTCCACCTTGGCTTTCTTCAT gATAAATGCTGTGTCCAATGCTCAGGTGCGGGGGGACAGCTATGAAAGCGGCTGCTTGGGAAGAACAG GTGCTCGAGTTTGGCTCTTCATTGGTTTCATGTTGATGTTCGGGTCACTTATTGCTTCCATGTGGATTCTTTTTGGTGCATATGTCACccaaa ATACCGATGTTTATCCAGGACTAGCTGTGTTTTTTCAAAATGCACTTATATTTTTTAG TACTCTCATCTACAAATTTGGAAGAACTGAAGAGTTGTGGACCTGA